One Dromiciops gliroides isolate mDroGli1 chromosome 3, mDroGli1.pri, whole genome shotgun sequence DNA segment encodes these proteins:
- the FBL gene encoding rRNA 2'-O-methyltransferase fibrillarin translates to MKPGFSPRGGGRGGFGGRGRGGDRGGRGGFGGRGGFGGRGGRGGFGDRGGRGGGRGGFHSPGGRGRGTPRGRGRGGRGGFQGGKKVTVEPHRHEGVFICRGKEDALVTKNMVPGESVYGEKRITVEDGEMKLEYRAWNPFRSKLAAAILGGVDQIHIRPGAKVLYLGAASGTTVSHVSDIVGPEGLVYAVEFSHRSGRDLINVAKKRTNIIPVIEDARHPHKYRMLIGMVDVIFADVAQPDQSRIVALNAHNFLRNGGHFVISIKANCIDSTASPEAVFASEVKKMQQENMKPQEQLTLEPYERDHAVVVGVYRPPPKQKEVAAK, encoded by the exons ATGAAGCCTG GATTCAGCCCCCGAGGAGGGGGTCGGGGAGGGTTTGGAGGGCGTGGAAGAGGTGGTGACCGTGGCGGCCGAGGAGGCTTTGGGGGCCGAGGAGGTTTTGGGGGACGTGGTGGTCGTGGCGGCTTTGGAGATCGAGGGGGCCGAGGAGGTGGACGAG GAGGGTTCCATTCGCCTGGTGGCAGGGGCAGAGGAACCCCCCGGGGCCGAGGCCGGGGTGGTAGAGGAGGTTTCCAAGGAGGAAAGAAGGTCACTGTTGAACCTCATCGACATGAGG GAGTTTTTATTTGTCGAGGAAAGGAAGATGCTCTGGTCACAAAGAACATGGTGCCCGGGGAGTCTGTGTATGGTGAGAAAAGAATTACTGTGGAG GATGGCGAGATGAAGTTGGAATACCGTGCTTGGAATCCCTTCCGATCAAAGCTGGCTGCTGCCATCCTGGGTGGCGTGGATCAGATCCACATCCGACCTGGGGCCAAAGTGCTCTACTTGGGAGCAGCATCAGGCACAACCGTCTCACATGTCTCTGACATCGTGGGCCCT GAAGGTCTGGTCTACGCGGTCGAGTTTTCTCATCGATCTGGCCGAGACCTCATCAATGTGGCCAAGAAGAGGACAAATATCATTCCTGTCATTGAGGATGCACGACATCCCCACAAATACCGAATGCTCATTG GGATGGTAGATGTGATTTTTGCTGACGTGGCCCAGCCTGACCAGTCCCGAATCGTGGCCCTCAATGCCCACAACTTCCTGCGCAATGGTGGACACTTTGTGATCTCCATTAAG GCCAACTGTATAGACTCCACAGCCTCTCCCGAAGCTGTTTTTGCCTCCGAAGTTAAGAAAATGCAGCAGGAAAACATGAAGCCACAGGAACAGCTCACCTTGGAGCCCTATGAGCGAGATCATGCAGTAGTGGTAGGCGTGTACAG GCCACCACCGAAGCAAAAGGAAGTAGC